DNA from Rosa rugosa chromosome 6, drRosRugo1.1, whole genome shotgun sequence:
ctagggacttctcctgacTTTCCTTCTGGCGAGCGCTGGTTTTTGAAGCCCGTTGCGACATCTTAGGAAGCTGCTGGAGAACCCGCGGGGCGATGAACCTTTTGGAGGTCAGTGCCTCCACCTGTCTCTGGTATTCTTCTGGAGATCTCACCAACTGCGATGGTTTAATCAACCCCTGATCCAGCGCTTCtaaggttcgctttgcttctccaaatctccgctggagttttctcttccttgaagagctcattTCCACTGCCTTGCTCTTCTTCTGggtataccatctcccttctttGATGGAGGACGTCGACACTGGCGGAATGTAAGGTCTGGTTAAAACCCCTTGCCGCTTATCTACTTGCTCTTCTTCCCTCGCggtcttcaactttttgaataagtttgagtCCCTTGGAGAAAGAGTTTCTGAACCTTTGTATACTCTTGGGCTGCACGGTTGGAAGTTTCTAGAGGATGATACTAACCGTATTGGCGGCAGAGATCCAAAGCGGACAGTCTGGGATGTTTCCTCATCTAGGGCTTGAGtgtcacattcttccttgcaccgcgagcataggACGATGGGTAAACGAGTCTTGGATTGATTCCCGCTTCATGACTTTGTCTCCAACCCTTTTCAAATCCTTAGCCGCATGGTCTGGACTTTGATTCTGCTGATCTTTTTCACCCCATGCCACGTCCACCATGTTGATGCCGGTATCTGGGAAGGGATCTAGATCCACCAACGCTGCTGCTGTTTTCGGTGCCTCTACTTGCAAACTACCGTTATTTAACCAGATTTGGATATGATCCTTCAGCTTAACACAAtcggctgtattatgattccacatattatggagtttgcagtatttcttcccccttagctgctctggtttgggaaatgagccgaagtcggttttcaccatcttcgcggtgatcatttcatccaagatttcatgcgctttgttcgcgtcgtaagtataacttgcgaactctggtttggtgaaaaccaccgaCTTGAGTTTCACCGGCTCTTTGCACAGTTTCAGTTGCTTTAGCGTTGAAGCCTTTTTCCCGGTGAGTTCCAGGGCAGCTATCTCATCTTCTTCAGACTCATCAGCCTCTGCTGTACTAGATTCCTCACTCTTGTAGTAAGGATTGAAGGAACTAGATTGATGGCTGAGTGCAGCCACTATTCGGCGTTTCCCTGGGATGCATGTCCCCTTCGAGGCGTTTTTCATAGCGTCCATCTCCCTGAGCAAGTGCTCGAAActtcctacttctgtgatcagttcccccatggaattgaacatgcttccatgctgttttttgcgttggcggggctctaagcctttgattgccaatttcaccagttctttctccggcagaatcacgttcaactttcctttctggatctgaaagcgctgtaggtacatgacagcggattcagttggttgctgagccatctgagtgagtgaagccagatctacttccggctcgatagtcccgaaggtttccttgaacagcttctccatcgcgggccaactcgcaactgatcccggttgcagcttagtgaaccaggtgaaggcagaccccgataaagaagtagcgaagatgttacacttcagattatcgtcgttctggtactggccacactgtactcgaaacctaaccaaatgggccgcggcattttcgacttcctctcccgagaaagtagagaatgtaatgttcttatatcccctaggataaggtgtTTGTGTAATATGCGGTGGGAAGGGCCCTTGGTAGGCCTCCTCCAGgttaggcctctggttcgcggccctgatcattgcttctacctcctctctccttatATATCTTGGATCAGGAGGAGGTGGGTGAACCACTGTATCATCAACTGGCCAGATCAGCGGTGGCGCCTGTGAAGCCTGATTAACCAAAGATATGCCACCTCCATGGGTCATTTTGTGTCGGTTTGACGTCTGCGACATAAAACCCACTGATGGCTGACCCTTTGTGGCTGTGGTGACCTTCGCTGGACTTTCAACCCAGTCGATACCATAATGGCTTGCTGGAGGTGGATCGTGGTGCACGTATTCAACTCCGTCGCTGTCATATTGAGGAAACAGGCTATGACCAACAGAGGccccttcattgattttcaaagtcctggtTCCTTGCGTGACTGATGACGCGGCGTTGTTCTTCCCACCCGTTGCCACAGTAGTTTCTTTACCTCTGACTAATACAGCAGTAACGGATGTGGCTGTACTGCCGCCGCTTGCTTTTTCTCGAGCATTTGGTGGTATGTACTTGCCTGACCCTGTAGACTGGCCGAGGGACCCTAGAATAGCATTGGGGTCCCCTAACACCTTATTCAGGACATCTCTTGCCTGATCCATCTCAGTTTTTTGCATGGCAACTTGGATCGCGGTATTGTATCCCTCACTGCGACTAGCCGCGACTTCTGTGAGAACGACCTTAGTCTGCGCAGCTTGGGCATTTATCAAGGTCACGAGCTGTTCATGTTGCTCCTGGGCTTGTCGTGACGTGTGGTCTATATGCCCTTGCAACAGCTCCGCATTGCGCTCCATCTCCAGCCTGACTTTCGTCATCAGATTGTTGGACATTCGTCGCTGCTCCTCGAATCTTTTAGCCGTCTTTGCCCAGAATGTACTATTGTATTTTCGCATGATGTTAAGTTGCGCTTCCAGGCTGGCGTTTTCTGGGATAGGGATGGGTACAAAAACATCCGCTCTCACCTCGTCCTCAGCCACCCTGGTGGTATCAGACGCTTTTCCGGCCTCATTAGGCTGGGCGGTGAGAACTGCCTCGCCCTCAGTAGTGGGTTGTTGACCTTCTCCTCGTTCGGTCGTCATCTCTGTTGATGGCGTGtggagagaaaatctttgaattaCTAATTCTTCtaaaagaccacgacagtctgcacgcaagtgcggtctgtaactggaggtcttatgtttcgggcagttaacgtaaaccttttgataagggtttgcgcttgacttcccaatggcttctggaagtctgaattgaaagtagctgaattcaataagacactatgaatcaaggtttagacgtgcggcccaagtatagtcgcctagacacaaactttctttcaaatcctttgggcaaccttactaaaatggccaggtgggggagggcgatcaaaagaggcagaatccattttggcatgaactactcccacatagtggtttaggcccatttgtacgcacttctggattcaataacctgttatgaacgttgtcccctttctagacaccatttcacataggctattcttactaagatgagaaagatcataagtgtgaagacagttcaacaagtgttaataaaaaccgcccttaaccttaagggacctgaattaggcaccaataaggagtttaggtcaatattaacaaaagagacttcacctattccgttatgattcacaaccccttactaacctcaacttcttaatagtggtgtgatttacagctcacagtttgtcccactgggcgtgccaaaatgtttggctccaattttgttgcagctagtcaacagtctcttttcttgcgcgggcgtgccagcaccgtttgggtgcggtcgtcgggggtgtcccttgacctgacttctatcaagcgattgtagacgaggagagcaccaacctcgtcgtgggattctttatgcctcgtggcgaggacttttgttgagcttcttgaaaatcacaatcgatactcgatgttgtagatcgagcagagcgagaaccactgggaagtagagagaacttgctaaagcgtgactttagcttggctgggttgctagggcgttacccttgcttggctggttctgtaaccgttgtggtcgcggcactaccgtcggctcccgaggagactaggaccgaagcacgttgacagagggtttggtggcactgaaagtcggcttctgagaagactaggactaggagtgtgatcacctataagagaaagagaaggaaaagagttgctcttagagaggtttgctctagagagaacttagatcatcttagagatgttttgatgtatgaatgagtgaattgttctatgttgtagcctctatttataggctaccaagaaacactatttggccttaaacaactcataatgggttaggttttagcacttaaacattaatggaatgttaggtttgaatacttaaacacttaatggaatttgttaggtttaagtcattttctgctcccttatctctcaatttttatctccactaagaactcagattcaaccttcgatttcttcatatgaaatgatccaccatgaatgtagattattgtggtaaaatttcagaatttatttccatgtggttgggccggaaatgctgctggacctcttacaggtccagtttccaagttttgcatttgcagaaaattggactgtttgtttgaaggttttccactccgaacgagctttggcactcttcataagaaatgatcaattggatgtctagaattaatctggaaagtttcaactcatttggagttcggatagttattccgccatccctcatttcttgtctagctcgctttctcctagccgaagtaggaaaatgtgctaaagttgatttttcatttccatgtttggtaggccttatttagcctcttaataatatatttttgaacttatcgaaaatatatatgtgagccactgatattggctcaatttctccaagacacgctttgtcaaacaaaaatgctcattttgggtccaaacagtgacttagagagaaaagtcatcggagaccttgccggactccggtgaccagtggccggccgcggactccggtgatcggactccggcgaccggtgaccggattcaggCAAACGatcaccggaatccggcaaccggtcaccggaatcccgaatccggctaccggactggtgatcagattccggcgtctgattttattgccccccaatactcatattattgccccccaatactttttttatttccttccaataatcatattattgcctcctaataatcatattattgccctcaataatcatattatgaccctccaataatcatattattgccctccagtgaattgcataaactcccaaaatcaaaatgaatacactacaggcacaattgatcaatttatatgttcaattctacaagttcacttttttttttccttccccattctcggagctcacagtatactaaaataaaaaattggccACCCAGAAATTGCTCTAGGCACCAGATCGGAGCAAACTTAGCCTTCCACCCTCCCCCCTCCCCCCGATCTGGGGACGAAGACACCGGTGATTGGCTCGACCGGGACCGGAGGCAGCCTTTTCACTGCCAATCCAATTGCGAATCAAGATTCCGAGTCCTAAGAAATTGCTGTTTTTTTTCTGAAGAAATTGAAGTTGATCAGAGTCGTCGGTTTCTGATGGATTTGGGGTTTTCACTGTGAATGAGATGACGATTAGAGCTTTGTTTCAGTTATGGCTTCAGCCGGTGGAGAAATCAGAGTGGTGGCTGTGCAGAATTCGAGTTTTAGATTGACTCGGCGGACGAGATTCGCTTTTGTTTCGGGTTTTCACAGAGGCGGTGGCTTCCTTGATCTGTTGCCAGTGCTCGGTAGATTCTTGCTTCTGAAAATGGTTGTACTTGCAGATCGATCGGAATCCTATTCCATGGAACAAGGTGGTCGAGGAGTCTGGTTCTGCAGGATCCGATTCGGATCCTCTCTGTGATGTCGCCGCTTCATCATCACCGCGAATCCCAATGCGAGCGCCGGCAAAAGTCGAAATCAGAGTGGAatttgtgagagagagagagaggccggTGTCCGAGATAGGAGAAGAATGAGTGTGGCAAtgcttgtaattttctaattgaACTTTGTCTAAAACAGTCTTTTAGTTGTTAaatgggtaagtgggaataaaaacctcttagtggagtaagtgggttTATGTTGGATCAAAATTGGGCATTTGGTCAAGGCCCCTTTTTAAAATATGAAAGACTCAACACATAATTCAATGTATGTGTGCCAAAGAAAAACATAAAACTTTTTTAGATAATAAAAAGGGATGAAGATATGACTCAACATATAATTCAATGAATCAATGTATGtgtgcaaaagaaaaaaaataaaagacttgTTTAGATAATAAAAAGCGATTCCTCTgtctcttcttttttggtttgatCAATTCTATAATCTCTTGTATAAAAAAGTTAGGACAAAACTTCGCTAACCAGCCCTGGTCAGCAAGGGCTGCCCATGATTCCCTAGTGACCAATCAGGACTTTACACATAAGACACCTTTTGTCTCTTCCTCTACCAAAAAGTTTCCTATTACTTTCATGTTCTACttaacagtaaaaaaaaaaatttgacggaGCTGCATTGCTGACTTAGGCTTAAAAGACAAATCTCGAAGTAGGTTCTGAAAGAACTTGCTTACTTGTTAGAGTTAGGAAAAAACCCCGTCGTGTTTTGATTGGATCTACGTAATAAATCGTTTCTTGACCAACGGGAAAGTACTAGGGCAGCCATGGAATCTGCAAATGTTAATGTAGATGACTCTAGCAGGATTTCAAAGAAATGGGCTTCATTTTTTAAGCTTCTCATTACCCGCAGGAGTCCCTCTtatacagacacacacacacagcctTTCAAGTGAGGGTTCCATTTTTTTGGCCAATTTAAGAAATAGCTTATTAGACTAACTTTTTCGTCACATATTGGGATctcgatcgttcagtttttaggtccctatgagtagatcaattctgttaattttagccaaattgatgataatttttttgaatcaatcgatAAATGATTGTCATTAAGACATCTCAGGCcagaatggccattacatacccctccGCTACCATTTGCAGATAGACAAGAGGTTGTGGGGGTAATgttagatcaaatatggacttaacacatatcatcataaagtaattgatgattagctaaatgtcaaacctagtttaacatggatacaaactgtaaatcaatactagtaacttaatgaaagagtgtatcaattcattaaggtaaGTAATCCAATTCTTGGTCTGCAAGAAAGACCACAATGAAGTGttacattaagaatctaactaggaaacctaaaccgatatggatagctttaatgggaagctttttgaggtttaagtctcctatatatatagatgaattggtccctgattactaccgatgtttttgcatattgttctgtccattgagaagcaagttagTAAGTAACAGAATGTCATATTCAGTTATCATGTTTAgtagctgcataagatggaatccatgccagtgattgctgaaggtaagccttgatcccttttatgattgttgtgcatatgttgtgagcatgtatatatggtttttacaattggtatcagagcataggctcacaaatatgaattcAGTTTTTGCTTAGCATGAAAATCGTTTTAgagttttgcaaaacaaacacacaaaaaaaaggagggtttttgctttacgggtcaagtaactgatcaggtaactgaccaagtaactggtcaggtacctgaccaagtaagtaactgatcaggtaactgaccaagtaactggtcaggtacctgatcaaagTAAGTTACTTAATCTCTTGAACCAGTCGCAGCAAACACAAGAGCCAAGCCCAAAACCCGACCCGAAGCCTTAAGAACAAAGGACCGTTGTTCTACAACGATCAATTTCGATCAAGAAGAGGGTATGGGACTGGATTCGGAAGTGTTTGAGGTGTTTTCATCTCAGAATGGATTCAAACCTCGATTGCTGTGAATCAAGATACCAAGAGAATTGTTTTGCTGCATCTGGATAACAAATTCAAGCTTCCGCTGTGATTTTTAGCAGCAatttggggaaaaagcaaaaacaggtttttttgtgaaattgatttcgattcatagcatgattattaatttttgattgtgctcaagaaccctagttgcattcccggcgtgcgttaggctagaatagatggtgaccggatgaaatttacaatttcttgattgttctgtggtttcttggaatctaAACAATTGTGTTTGAATGTGTATTTGTGATTTGATATGCATGttcaattgattgatgatattgcattgtatctgtgattgtgtaaaactgtatgaagaacaaaaatctcccagaaTTTTTTACACATTGTTAAAGTTGATAGATACAAGAGcttattttcttacaaggatgaatctggatagaatataAAGTTAAAAGCTCAtgagttttgtggttttctgttggcataagtgattatgatgcacaaagcattcttcattgatgttggcagaaaacactgatcaggtaactgaccaagtaactgaccaagtaactggtcaggtaactgaccaagtaactggtcaggtaactgatcaagtacctgatcgagtaacaaaactgaaattgtgttttgtgttttaaaactatgcttcagttttatcttccaaagaagtggtcaagtgtggttttagaatgcaagacagcagtatgcatgctttaTGAAAATATATTTGGATACttggaaatttttcttctgtctaaagatgtggatgaaTCTCCTTGGATAACATATTTTGATTAAGCATGggatattgataaagaacttcaggatattaagtttctgctcaaaagtgatgcttaatattatttttatgtATGGACTGACTGGATGCAAGTATGGATGATAtattaggttttctgtatgaacttttcttgaactgttcttgttttggttgctaaaagcataataaaacacagaaaacttaaagttattttctttacaaattgagaactcacatgaattttgttttgctccttaggtaactcttacatgaacttgaacagtgtcttgatgttaactggaaccaactatagagcttggctagattCTGTAGAGAACTATATGGGAATGCAATGCATGAGAATATAGACTATTGCTTCACTGAGGACAAACCTGAAGAGTTAACTGAAAAGAGCACTAAGAAGGACACtgatctttacaagaagtgacatagatccaatagaatggctaagaacctcattcgtacctctatgtctaagactttcaggggaagtatagaagaacctgagctagcatcagattttttggaactcataggtgctaagtttaaagaaagtgaaaaagcagaagcagctaggttgaccaaggagtttcatgacctaaagtacatgggttcagggggagttagagagcatattatgaagatgatcaatataaatggcagactcagagaactcttgatgggggttagggatgagcaggtagtgcattatgcactacattccttgcctaacagttttagtcatcttaggaccagttacaactctcaaaaggggaactggactctagatgaacttatatccatctgtgtggatgaggaatctaggatcaaggaagaaaaggaacctgctacaaccattaacctcattgagaagcctaaaaggaaaaagccccagaataagcttaagcctaccaaagccataattaagagttcaacagctgcagtgacTAAGAAAAACAGGCCATTCatgttcaagtgctacttttgcaaaagagtaggacacatgaaaaaggactgcactggctataagaattggttagccaaaaagggtaagattttttctaatacagttttttctttagaaattaatcttataaatgttgaaccacagtcttggtgaatagattcaggctcacctattcatattactaattccttgcagggattcataaggaggagaatcccaaaaagtgataaagtgaacctgtgtgtaggcaatggcatgagagtggcagtcaaggctattggaaccttaaagctcgatttaggattaggaaaattgttagttttggacaatgttttttatgtaccttccatgagaaggaatttggtttcagtttctcttttagtaaaatctggttgtagacttgttatggatagtaatggaattcttatttctaaaaattctgttcaaattggttctagtgttattatgaatgattatttacagttaaattgttcaatggctcaacaggaaattttacttgttaaaaataacactaacagtactagcattttaacaggtgttaaaagaaccaaactaaatgaaaagtctgcatttttatggcatagaagactcggccatgtttcaaaagagagactgaaaattttggtgaaaaacaacatcctaaatgaacttgatttttctgatctaacagactgtgttgaatgctttaagggaaaaataactaatacgaGAAAGAatactgcatatagaagccaaaatttattagaactcatacacactgatatatgtggaccatttaggcatcaaactatctatgggaatgtgtattttatcacattcattgatgaattttctagatacagttatatttatctactttcagaaaaggcacaagcattgaaagcctttcaaatctttatgtctgaagtagaaaatcaactagaaaagaaaatcaaaacagtaagatcagatagaggaggtgagttctatggcaagtacactgaatccggccaacaaaatggtctatttgccttgtttttacaagacaatggaattaaagctcaatagacaacaccctataacccacaacagaatggtgttgcagagagaaagaataggactcttttgaacatggttagatgtatgatgtgtacaacaggtttgcctaaatttctgtggggtgaggctttaaaaactgcaaattaaaTTTGCAACAggacacctagcaaagccatagaaaagactgcttttgagctttggtgtggaaggaaacctagtcttcatcactgccatgtttggggatgtcatgcagaagctaggatttataatccaagcttgaataaacttgatcctaagatagttagttgctattttataggttatccagataaatctaaaggttaTAAattatagggctaaatactgtttagtacccggtggtttgggttcaaaatcaattcagtccctgatctttcaatttcatcaaaaacaccctcacACTATCaatttctcatccaatagaCCCTTCCGTCATGATTTCGTCAAATGGAACAGTTAAGTAGCTGATGTGGCATGCCAACTTGGCACTGGTGGGCCCACATGGCAGacaaaattccaaaataaaatttcagaatttttttttttagacaaaattgcagaaaatttgaaataacaaatttgattctctctctctctctctttctctcctcggTTTCTCAGCAATCTCATCCTTAGATCTGCCGAACCAACCAATCTCACCACGGTTTCTCCGTCGGTCGCTCCCATACCGGAAACGAAGCTCTTCTTAAGTCTCACGCTCCATACCCACCACTCTAGTCATCATTTCGTCTGTCGTGAAAGCCCCAAATAGATCGAAAACCGGCGACTCCGATTAGCAATCGGACTCGGAATCCTGATCAACTTCAATTTCTTTAGAAGAACACGAATTCGATTCGGAGATAAGGCTATCGCAATCAGAATCGGAATCTTGAGTTTGGGTATTCTCTCTAGTCATCGGGACTTCATCGGCGTCAATCTGGATGTAGTCCATGAGGATTGATTCTGGGTTTTTGCAATTTTTGATTTCTCAGAATTGCAGAGATGAGGGCTTGTCATCGGACGCCTTGCACGGTGCGATCCGATCCGATCCATTCCGCTCTGATCCGCGTACGTCATCATGTTTCTGTTCGACTGGTTCTACGGCGTGCTCACTTCCCTCGGTCTATGGCAGAAGAAGGCCAAGATCTAATTATTCCTAGCGCTCGATAATGCCGGCAAGACCACCATGCTTCACATGCTCAAAGATGAGGTCAGCCCCCCATCCCCTTATTCCTATTCCATTTTTTCctttacttcaatttcaataCATAGATTAGATTCTTCTTTTATGTTTGAGACGAATTGGAAGTTAAGCTAGATTTACCAAATCTGTAATTTTTATGCTAAAAGCTAAATAGCTTTACAAACTGTTGGGAGCTTGAAGCTGAAACAGATTCATACTCCAAAGCATAAAAGCAGAGAGCACCAGAAAACTAATAACTAGGCCAACTCTAAACTTATCTCTTCGGCACCAGCAATTAATCAAAACAAACAGCTTAGTCCGCAGCTCAGAATACAAGAAAAACAATCCTAATCCACCTAGTTAATGATTTGAGTTTATGCCCAAAATGTTCAGTGTTTAGGATGGATTATACTTACATGTGTGTATTAGGATGCTAATTTGTTTGGAAATAGATTGTTGTTTATGTGATATAATTTGAGCTTTATTGTTTTGGTTTCAGAGGCTGGTGCAGCATCAACCTACGCAATATCCCACATCCGAGGAGTTGAGTATTGGCAAAATCAAGTTCAAAGCCTTTGATTTGGGAGGTCATCAGATTGCTCACAGGGTCTGGAAGGATTACTACGCAAAGGTAGATGTTATGGTGTACCCTGTGGATGCCTACGATGGTTTTAAGTGGCTCTCTCAATACATTACTGCGAATTGGTTGTTCAAAGTTCTGAGCAGTGCCTTGTGTAGTTAGTTTCTGGAATTGGTTGGTCTGTATGCTTACTATGAATCTGTGTTTATTAGAATGAGGAATGGAATCGATGTGATTTCATTCTTGGTTGTTGGCTACTGACAATTGAAAACTATGTTGCGATTACGTTGGGTTTTGCAAGCTCGACATTTTGTCAATGTTGCTTAGGCAGTTTGTTCAGTAAAATTGTTATTGACCctgtgttaaaaaaaaaaaaaaaaaaaaaaaaaatcaatgtcacTGCTttgtaaaattaaaataaaaaattcccagaatttgttatttcaaattttctgcaattttgtctaaaaaaaaaattctgaaattttattttggaattttgtctgccatgtgggccccaccagTGCCAAGTTGGGATGCCACATCAGCTACTTAACGGTTCCATTTGACGGAATCATGACGGAAGGGtctattggatgagaaattGATAGTgtgagggtgtttttgatgaaattgaaagatcagggactgaattgattttgaactcaaaccacagggtactaaacagtatttagccctaaattaTATt
Protein-coding regions in this window:
- the LOC133718033 gene encoding GTP-binding protein SAR1A-like, whose amino-acid sequence is MLHMLKDERLVQHQPTQYPTSEELSIGKIKFKAFDLGGHQIAHRVWKDYYAKVDVMVYPVDAYDGFKWLSQYITANWLFKVLSSALCS